One Vigna unguiculata cultivar IT97K-499-35 chromosome 11, ASM411807v1, whole genome shotgun sequence DNA window includes the following coding sequences:
- the LOC114170448 gene encoding alcohol-forming fatty acyl-CoA reductase-like, whose protein sequence is MEFGSVHNFLDGKTILVTGATGFLAKLLVEKILRVQPNIKKLYLLLRAENSEEARKRLQDEVLSKKLFRVLRGMWGADFVSFISQKLLAVGCDVSVENLGIKDTKLREMLLAETDIIVNAAATTYFYERLDVATGINTMGALNIVNFAENCSITMTYICGERKGLVAEEPFAMGETLNGSSKLDINIEKLLTEEKLKELEAENASEKTITSVMKNLGTIRSNLHGWPNVYAFTKAMGEMILLKMKGDIPLIIARPTIILSTHSEPFPGWIEGVRTVDLFVVMYGKGKLGRSVGRRSTIIDAIPADMVINSMIVALEACSKSCSKTLIYHIGSSLRNPFRISDLEDLAHQYFTKHPLTDMFGKPVACSKKVSWMSSVSSFHRYINIRYMLPLKGLNVMNKVCCYSHEAFYSESKLKVKKMMGIMRLYKPYLLFEGIFDDKNAENLRMTKMKAKDDDDVGRFNFDPTTIDWTHYVLNAHIPGLVKYGVK, encoded by the exons ATGGAGTTTGGAAGTGTTCACAACTTTCTAGACGGCAAAACCATTTTAGTTACGGGTGCAACGGGATTCCTTGCGAAAC TTTTGGTGGAGAAGATATTAAGGGTTCAaccaaacataaaaaagttatacCTTCTTCTAAGAGCAGAAAATTCAGAAGAAGCTAGAAAACGGCTGCAGGATGAG GTTCTGTCGAAGAAGTTGTTCAGGGTGCTACGAGGTATGTGGGGTGCAGATTTTGTCTCCTTCATATCTCAGAAACTGTTGGCTGTTGGTTGCGATGTTTCTGTTGAGAACTTGGGAATTAAAGACACAAAGCTCAGAGAAATGTTGTTGGCGGAGACGGACATCATAGTAAATGCTGCTGCTACTACCTATTTCTATGAGag ATTGGATGTTGCGACGGGGATTAATACGATGGGTGCTCTTAATATTGTGAACTTCGCCGAGAACTGCAGTATAACAATGA cttATATATGCGGTGAGCGAAAAGGACTTGTGGCAGAGGAGCCTTTTGCTATGGGCGAGACCCTAAATGGGTCCTCAAAATTAGACATCAACATAGAAAAACTGTTAACTGAAGAAAAATTGAAGGAACTTGAGGCAGAAAATGCCAGTGAAAAAACAATCACATCGGTTATGAAAAACCTTGGAACTATAAG GTCAAATTTACATGGATGGCCAAATGTGTATGCATTTACAAAAGCAATGGGGGAaatgattttgttgaagatgaAAGGTGATATACCATTGATCATTGCACGCCCCACCATAATACTCAGCACTCACTCTGAACCATTTCCCGGTTGGATTGAAGGTGTGAG AACTGTGGACCTCTTTGTTGTGATGTACGGCAAAGGAAAATTAGGGAGAAGCGTTGGTCGTCGGAGTACAATTATAGACGCG ATACCAGCAGACATGGTGATAAACTCCATGATAGTAGCACTGGAAGCTTGTTCAAAGAGTTGTTCAAAGACATTGATTTATCATATTGGTTCTTCACTCAGAAATCCATTCAGAATTTCTGATCTTGAGGACTTGGCCCATCAATACTTTACAAAACATCCTTTGACAGACATGTTTGGAAAACCAGTGGCTTGTTCCAAGAAAGTTTCGTGGATGTCTAGTGTGAGttcatttcacagatacatCAACATTCGATACATGCTACCTCTCAAG GGATTAAACGTGATGAACAAAGTGTGCTGCTACAGTCACGAGGCTTTTTACAGTGAAAGTAAACTGAAAGTGAAAAAGATGATGGGAATAATGAGACTTTATAAACCTTATCTCCTCTTTGAGGGAAT CTTCGATGACAAGAACGCAGAAAATTTAAGGATGACAAAAATGAAGGCAAAAGATGACGATGATGTTGGAAGATTTAACTTCGATCCCACAACTATTGATTGGACTCATTATGTGTTAAACGCTCACATTCCTGGACTTGTGAAGTATGGTGTCAAGTAA